CCGCCAACATTGATCGCCTTCCATCTTTGGTTACTGCAGGCAAATCTTTTAATTCTTTCAGCTTTTCAACTCGAATCTTGTATTTATCCCGCTTTTCCTCATATTCCTTAAGGACGTCTTCAGTGGGATTTACAATTACGACTCCTTCATTTCCATCTACAATGGCGATATCGCCATCAGAAACTTGTTTAGTGACATTCCCTGTTCCTACTACTGCTGGAATTTCTAATGACCTCGCCATAATAGCAGTGTGGGAAGTCCTGCCGCCTACATCTGTAGCAAATCCTAAGACTTTTTCTTTTCTCATTGTAGCCGTATCAGATGGTGTTAAATCTTTGGCAATTATTATCACATCTTCATCAAGCTCTGACAAATTTACATCCACTATGCCGTGTATATTATTTATTATCCTATGTCCAACATCCCTTAAGTCAACCGCTCTTTCTTTTAAATACTTGTCGTCAAGAGATTCCATCACGGATGCATGCTGCTCAATGACGTGGTTCACCGCATTGTCAGCCGTAACATAATCAATTTTTATCATATTTACAACAGAATCATAAAGCTCCGGGTCGTTTGCCAGCATAAGATGTGCTTCAAAAATCTCAGCCTTGTCTTTTCCAAACTCCCTTTCCGTCTTTTCCTTGATCTTTTCCAATTGAGCTTTCGTTAATTCGATTGCATTTTCAAATTTTGCTATTTCATCTTTTACCATTGATTCATCGATAGTTTGGGTATTGATTTCAGCAAACTTCTTCTCATACAAAAAAACCTTGCCTATTGCAATACCCGGTGATGCCGCAACGCCTTTTAACATCTTTTTTCCTCCTCATTTGACTTTAATAGATATTATAGCATAATAGTAGTACAATTTTAAGTGTTTATAATATTTTGCCAACAGTTATTAACTGGCAAACGATAAAAATAGTGTATCATTTATAGACTGTTTTTTCAAACATGTTTCACTTATCCCACCTTCACAATTTATCATATCATAAAAATCAAATTAATTGAAGCTTGCTGTGAAAATAAATCAAAACATGACAAAAGTGAGGATGTTAACCTCCTCACTTTTGCAGTATCTTAAGAGCATCTTCAACGACTGCCTTCGCATTTTTTATGGCCTTTTGCGCTTCCACCTTATAAATCGGTTTGTCCTTAAACCTCGATTCCTCTTTCACAGCCACATCTGCTGCAAATATTACCAAATCTGCTTCATCTACTTCTTTTTTTGATATTTTATTTTCAATGCCTATTGAACCTTGTGTTTCCACTTTGATTTTATGTCCTAATTGCTTTGCCGCCTTCTCCAATGCTTCGGCAGCCATATACGTATGCGCTATTCCTGTAGGACAAGCTGTAACTGCTACAATTTTCATTTTGCATCGACCTCTTTTTAGTATATTGTACTATATTCATGATATCATAAATATCACGCTGTTACTTCTTCATCTTCATTTTCATCTTCTGTAACATTTTTCTTTAGACTATTTACAATTAACGCCGTCACTGCAATTCCAATTAATACTGCAACTATAAACCCTATTTTGTTATCTATAACAGGCAGCACTATGGGACCACCGTGTGGTGCATGGTCACCAACTTTAAATATTGCCGCAACCGCTGCAGATATAGATGAACCTATCATTATAGACGGAATGACCCTTAACGGATCACCTGCGGCAAATGGTATTGCACCTTCAGTAATGCCAATTAAACCCATTGCCAATGCACCATATCCAGCTTCTCTTTCTACTTTTGTGTACTTTTTAGGTGCCAAAAGTGTCGCAACACCCATACCTAATGGTGGAGTACATATAGCAGCCGCAATTGGACCCATTATGGTATAAACTCCTTGACCTATCATTGCTGCACCAAACAAAAACGCAACTTTGTTGACAGGACCACCCATATCAAACGCAATCATAGCACCCATTATTAAAGCCAGAACTATAGCATTCCCTGTAGACATTGATTTTAACCAATTAGTCATAGCTTCCATTGCAGAAGCAATAGGGTTGCCTAAGATATATATCATAAGACCACCTACAATAAGTGACGTCAATATTGGTATAACAAATATAGGCATTATAGGCCTTAAATTTTTGTGAACTTTCCAGCCTTTTATCCACCTGGCCACATAACCTGCAATAAACCCTGCTACTATTCCGCCTAAAAAGCCTGCTTTCAACTGATTCGCCAATACACCGCCAACAAGTCCGGGTGCTATACCAGGTCTATCTGCAATTCCAAACGCTATGAATCCAGCGAGAACAGGTACCATCATAGAAAATGCTGCGGAACCTATGTCATTCATGTTCTTAAGTACAGGATTTGTTATTACAGCTCCTTTACCTGCTTGCACGCCACTTAAAGCAATTGAAAAAGCAATCAAAACACCACCAATCACAACAATCGGTATCATATAAGATACACCAGTCATAAGATATTCTCTGACTCTTTTTAGTTCTTCTTTCATCATGAATTCCTCCTTTTACTCGATATTTATGTCATTTAAAGCTTCTAAAATATCAGTTTTATCATTAGCTTTTTTTAGCCTTTCCACAAACTTTTCATCCATGAGCTTTCTTGATAATTGCGATAAGATCTTAAGATGAATTCCATTTACGTTTTTGTTTGGAATCCCCAATAAAAATATTATTTCTACTGGGTTTCCATCGAGAGAATCCCACTCTATACCATGGACTGATTTTCCAAAGACAATCATCGCCTCCTTTACAGCATCTGATTTTCCATGTGGTATCGCGATACCATTGCCTACACCTGTTGTGTATGTCTTCTCTCTTTCAAACACACTTTTAACAAAATCATCAACAGAAGTGACTTTACCATCATTAAAAGCAAGTTGTGATAGCTCTATTATGGCACTTCCTCTGTCTTTCGCTTCTAAGTCTAGTGTGATTAAATTTTCGTTTATTATCATATAGGTTCCCTCCAATATGCAAGTTAAATGAATTGATAAATTTCATTGCCACAACGATAAGGTAAAAATATTTACTAATATACCATCACTTCTTGTATAAATTATATCTCGATATCTGACCATTTTCAATATGTTAATCGTTTATCTTTTGTTCCTGATTAATGTGGCAATAATTTATCATTTATTATGTTGTATAAAACCATATATTCTTTATAGCAATTAAAAAAGCGGTTTTTACCGCTTACACCATATTATTAATCAATAGTTTTTCAATTTCTTTTTTGTCCTTCAGTTTAACTAAATTTTCCCTAAAATCCGTGTCGTCGATATTATTATAAAGTTTCCTAAAAAACTTACTGGCATATCTTATATCAGCAGCATTTATTGATACCATTATGACCAATGTCACATAACCATCACCCCAGTTTATAGGCTTTTTTAACCGTGTAACTGATATGACAGATTTGTTTACATTCTCGGGATTTCCATGTGGGATCGCAATACAATTGCCAATATATGTAGAGGAAACTTTTTCTCTTTTTAACACATCGTCCAAATACTCATTTTTAACATAGCCTGTTCTGATTAGTTCAGATACTATGTGCTTAAGCAGCGCTATTTTTTGTTCAAATTCTCTATCTGCATCAATGATTTCTACATCAACTATCTTTTTACTTTCATAATATTCATCTATAAAATTTTCCAATTTCTTTATATCGCTTTGTGTCAAAAGCGGTGTTATATTAATAACTGGTTTGTTGCTTTCGACCGACACAGTAGATATAATAAAATCTACATTATCTGACATTACATCATTAAGTGATAATGACGATACTATATCAACTACTTCTATATTTCTAAACCATCTTTCCAATCTTACAGCTAAAAGCTGGGATGTACCAATTCCGCTGGAACATACAACTAAAGCCCTAAGAGGCTTCTTTGCCCTTTCAAAAGCCGCACCCAAATGCAAAGTAATATATCCAAGTTCTTCTTCTCCTGCTTTTTTGCCAATATACTTTTCAAAAACTGTACTTGTCATCCAAGCTACACCAAATATATCTGGATAATTTTCTTTGATTTGATTTAATATAGGATTACGAAGCGTTAAACCGTATTTTAATCTGTTTATCGTTGGCTTTAAATGTAAAATCAGTCCATTTAAAAGTTGGTTGTCTTCGCTGAAATCAACAGACAAAGCTTTTTCTGCTATCTTTATTATCTCTTTTGCCATCGTAACAGCTATATCAATATTTTCATCTTCTTTTATTTCAATATCTATGTCGTCAAGTTTGTTCTGCTGCATTTTTGCACCTAATATATGAAGCAAGATATATCCAACTTCTGAATCAGGCAACCTTACACCAAAGTTATCTTCAATCTCTTTGGCAGCTTTTTCTGCAATATCATATTCTTCATGTCTTTTTAATTTATTTAATACATCTGCAGATAACCTTATATCTTTATTCCTTCTAAGCCTTTCCATCGATATTGCTATATGTATAATTAGACTTACGAAAGCCTCATCAGAAAATCTAAACTCCAATCTCGATTCCATATTAGAAACTATTTTTTCAAGCTTTTTATAGTCAATGTCAATTAGTTCCTTTAATCGCATTAGTGTCTTATAGTCTATTCTGCCTGTATAATCTTCATACAAAAGTTCCTTAATCTCATCTTGACCTTTATTAGAAACTATTAAACTTGCTGCGGCATTTCGCCAATTTTCTTCATCTCCAGATATCTCTATGCCATAATTGGTTTTCTTTATCAATTTTAAATTGTACTTTGAAAGCCATTCTTCCACTAATTCAAGGTCTTTGTGAATTGTAACTTTGCTTACATAAAGTTCCTCTGCAAGTTCCTTAATAGTTATATTTTTATTGCTCATAAAAAGTCTTCTTAATATATAATTTTTCCTTGCTTCAGGAGAAAAAGGCTCCATGAATTTTGAAGCATTACTTAATTCAGTGGAAAGATCAAGCTTTTTGTTTTCAGGGCCTTCAATTATGATGCCTGTACCAGGTTTTTTCAACAATTTTAAACCTTTTTCATCCAAATACTTTTCCACATTTTTTAAATCGTTTCTAACCGTCTTATTGGAAACATTCAACTTTTCAGCCAACTCATCCACAACTATAGGTTCATCTCTACTTAGTAGTATTTTAATTATCTCAATTTCTCTTTCAGAAATATTCATAATTCATACCTTCCTCCACATCAGATCCAGTTTCAATCAAAATATATTACAACATAAATGCCGGTGTGAACCGGCGTTTATTGATCTTTGTTGCCATCAGCAACATTTTGATCAGTTTGATTGTAAGCATCATTAATAGATTTTTCTGCTTCGTCGTTTAATGTAATAACTTGCTGTGTAAACTCGTTTGAAACTTTTTCTCTGTACTTGCTGTCAAATATATACCTAAATATCTCCATTTTGAATTCCTCCTTGAAAGATCACTTACATATATTGTATCCACTCAAAATGAAGATA
The nucleotide sequence above comes from Thermoanaerobacterium sp. PSU-2. Encoded proteins:
- a CDS encoding PTS sugar transporter subunit IIA; translation: MIINENLITLDLEAKDRGSAIIELSQLAFNDGKVTSVDDFVKSVFEREKTYTTGVGNGIAIPHGKSDAVKEAMIVFGKSVHGIEWDSLDGNPVEIIFLLGIPNKNVNGIHLKILSQLSRKLMDEKFVERLKKANDKTDILEALNDINIE
- a CDS encoding BglG family transcription antiterminator, whose product is MNISEREIEIIKILLSRDEPIVVDELAEKLNVSNKTVRNDLKNVEKYLDEKGLKLLKKPGTGIIIEGPENKKLDLSTELSNASKFMEPFSPEARKNYILRRLFMSNKNITIKELAEELYVSKVTIHKDLELVEEWLSKYNLKLIKKTNYGIEISGDEENWRNAAASLIVSNKGQDEIKELLYEDYTGRIDYKTLMRLKELIDIDYKKLEKIVSNMESRLEFRFSDEAFVSLIIHIAISMERLRRNKDIRLSADVLNKLKRHEEYDIAEKAAKEIEDNFGVRLPDSEVGYILLHILGAKMQQNKLDDIDIEIKEDENIDIAVTMAKEIIKIAEKALSVDFSEDNQLLNGLILHLKPTINRLKYGLTLRNPILNQIKENYPDIFGVAWMTSTVFEKYIGKKAGEEELGYITLHLGAAFERAKKPLRALVVCSSGIGTSQLLAVRLERWFRNIEVVDIVSSLSLNDVMSDNVDFIISTVSVESNKPVINITPLLTQSDIKKLENFIDEYYESKKIVDVEIIDADREFEQKIALLKHIVSELIRTGYVKNEYLDDVLKREKVSSTYIGNCIAIPHGNPENVNKSVISVTRLKKPINWGDGYVTLVIMVSINAADIRYASKFFRKLYNNIDDTDFRENLVKLKDKKEIEKLLINNMV
- a CDS encoding fructose-specific PTS transporter subunit EIIC; translation: MKEELKRVREYLMTGVSYMIPIVVIGGVLIAFSIALSGVQAGKGAVITNPVLKNMNDIGSAAFSMMVPVLAGFIAFGIADRPGIAPGLVGGVLANQLKAGFLGGIVAGFIAGYVARWIKGWKVHKNLRPIMPIFVIPILTSLIVGGLMIYILGNPIASAMEAMTNWLKSMSTGNAIVLALIMGAMIAFDMGGPVNKVAFLFGAAMIGQGVYTIMGPIAAAICTPPLGMGVATLLAPKKYTKVEREAGYGALAMGLIGITEGAIPFAAGDPLRVIPSIMIGSSISAAVAAIFKVGDHAPHGGPIVLPVIDNKIGFIVAVLIGIAVTALIVNSLKKNVTEDENEDEEVTA
- a CDS encoding fructose PTS transporter subunit IIB; translation: MKIVAVTACPTGIAHTYMAAEALEKAAKQLGHKIKVETQGSIGIENKISKKEVDEADLVIFAADVAVKEESRFKDKPIYKVEAQKAIKNAKAVVEDALKILQK